The following proteins are co-located in the Pseudomonas cavernae genome:
- a CDS encoding LysE family translocator — MSFSTFAAFWVVSFLFVITPGADWAYAISAGLRGRVVVPAVGGLLSGHLLATVIVAAGVGGIVAGSPMAMIVMTVAGSGYLIWLGINLLRHPSAPEAGEVQETDSWQRWAIKGACISGLNPKVFLLFLALLPQFTEPGSAWPIPVQIVALGLVHTLSCGVVYLLVGFGSESVLRARPRAALFVSNFSGAAMIMVGLILLTEQAFG; from the coding sequence ATGAGTTTCAGCACCTTTGCCGCCTTCTGGGTGGTGTCGTTCCTTTTCGTGATCACCCCCGGCGCCGACTGGGCCTACGCTATCTCGGCCGGCTTGCGAGGGCGTGTTGTCGTCCCTGCCGTGGGTGGTTTGTTGAGTGGTCATCTGTTAGCGACTGTGATCGTAGCGGCAGGTGTTGGAGGGATCGTAGCGGGCTCGCCTATGGCCATGATTGTGATGACCGTCGCAGGCTCCGGTTACTTGATATGGCTCGGCATCAACTTGCTGCGCCACCCCTCAGCACCAGAGGCGGGAGAGGTTCAAGAAACCGACTCCTGGCAACGATGGGCAATCAAAGGGGCCTGCATCAGCGGCCTCAATCCGAAAGTGTTTCTTCTTTTCCTGGCGCTGTTACCACAGTTCACCGAGCCCGGCTCAGCTTGGCCAATCCCCGTACAGATTGTCGCACTGGGGCTTGTGCATACCTTGAGCTGCGGGGTGGTTTACCTGCTAGTTGGCTTCGGCTCGGAGTCTGTGCTCAGGGCTCGCCCGCGCGCCGCGCTATTTGTCAGCAACTTCTCCGGGGCGGCCATGATCATGGTCGGCCTGATTCTGCTCACAGAGCAGGCATTTGGTTGA
- a CDS encoding efflux RND transporter periplasmic adaptor subunit: MSFKSAPTALLTAIALATVLLSGCEKQVEQPQQANPQVGVVTLQPQAFAQTSELPGRTSAFRIAEVRPQVNGIILKRLFTEGSEVKAGQQLYQIDPATYQATFKSAQAAFMSAQSLAGRYKVLVADRAVSKQEYDEAEAARLRDQAALDSAQINLRYTKVLAPISGRIGRSAVSEGALVNNGQADAMAVIQQLDPIYVDVTQSTKDILRLRKELASGQLQKAGSHGAKVKLKLEDGSSYAHEGTLEFAEVSVDSGTGSVILRAVFPNPGHELLPGMFVHAQLLEGLNKQAILAPQQGVTRDLKGQPTALVVNDQNVVELRQLQAERTVGDQWLVTSGLQAGDRLITEGLQFVHPGSEVKVVAASNVSVAVQANATNAAQDR, encoded by the coding sequence ATGTCCTTCAAGTCAGCCCCTACCGCCTTGCTAACCGCCATCGCCCTGGCCACTGTGCTGCTCAGTGGCTGCGAGAAACAGGTCGAGCAACCGCAGCAGGCCAATCCGCAAGTGGGCGTGGTAACCCTGCAGCCGCAGGCGTTCGCGCAGACCAGCGAACTGCCCGGCCGCACCAGCGCCTTTCGCATCGCCGAAGTGCGCCCGCAGGTGAATGGCATCATCCTCAAGCGCCTGTTCACCGAGGGCAGCGAGGTCAAGGCCGGTCAGCAGCTCTATCAAATCGACCCGGCCACTTATCAGGCCACCTTCAAGAGCGCCCAGGCCGCCTTCATGTCGGCCCAGTCGCTGGCCGGGCGCTACAAGGTGCTGGTCGCCGACCGGGCGGTGAGCAAGCAGGAATATGACGAAGCCGAAGCCGCCCGCCTGCGCGATCAGGCGGCGCTGGACAGCGCGCAGATCAACCTGCGCTACACCAAGGTGCTGGCGCCGATCTCCGGACGCATCGGCCGCTCCGCGGTGAGCGAGGGAGCGCTGGTCAACAATGGCCAGGCCGACGCCATGGCGGTGATCCAGCAGCTCGACCCGATCTATGTCGATGTCACCCAGTCGACCAAGGACATCCTGCGTCTGCGCAAGGAGCTGGCCAGCGGTCAGCTGCAGAAGGCCGGCAGCCACGGCGCCAAGGTCAAGCTGAAGCTGGAGGACGGCAGCAGCTATGCGCATGAAGGCACCCTGGAGTTCGCCGAAGTGTCGGTCGACAGCGGCACCGGCTCGGTGATCCTCCGCGCGGTGTTCCCCAACCCTGGGCATGAGCTGCTGCCAGGCATGTTCGTCCACGCCCAGTTGCTCGAGGGGCTGAACAAGCAGGCCATCCTCGCCCCGCAGCAAGGCGTGACGCGTGACCTCAAGGGCCAACCCACGGCGCTGGTGGTCAACGATCAGAACGTCGTCGAACTGCGCCAGTTACAAGCCGAGCGCACGGTCGGCGACCAATGGCTGGTCACGAGCGGCCTGCAGGCTGGAGACCGGCTGATCACCGAGGGCTTGCAGTTCGTGCATCCCGGCAGCGAGGTCAAGGTGGTCGCCGCCAGCAACGTCTCGGTCGCAGTCCAGGCCAATGCCACCAACGCCGCTCAAGATCGCTAA
- a CDS encoding ABC transporter permease, which translates to MAITWTLSPTAAWRGARAFWPPQVAARLLPWLLPSALALLWWLASHYRWMSAQILPAHELVWQTALELAHGDLASHLGISLQRLLCGLLLGVFGGAVLGAWLGFSARAERLVFPTFTALAQIPTLAWIPLFMLLFGIGEALKLVVLVKAVVVPVTVHTLVGVRDAQPKLREAAAVLRLPPRLLIWRLVLPAALPSFMAGLRLALATGWSSLLAVELLASSEGLGYLMVWGRQLFMLDIVFVCILVIGLVGVALDRGIQALDRRLVHWPHPPTAEFRRRPAGRGWQRLQAWLLPLSLLALWQLVSRSQWIDSNILAAPSTVVLTAWQGLLDGSLLNAMGHSLARTLGGLALGGVSGVLLGLLLGLSRSGERLLGPSLGALRQVAIFAWVPLLTAWFGLGELAKLVFVALAAFFPLFIATQRGIANLSPQLGEAAQVLRLNLWQRLRLLILPGAAPAIFAGLRLGLIYAWLGTIGAEYFMPSASGIGSLLIGAQQLFRQDLVMAGMLVIGLTGASLNALGQALEARTTRWRNA; encoded by the coding sequence ATGGCCATAACCTGGACTCTCAGCCCCACTGCCGCCTGGCGCGGCGCCCGCGCTTTCTGGCCCCCGCAGGTTGCGGCCAGGCTGCTGCCCTGGTTGCTGCCGAGCGCGCTCGCCCTGCTCTGGTGGCTGGCCAGTCACTATCGGTGGATGTCCGCACAGATCCTTCCGGCCCACGAACTGGTCTGGCAAACCGCGCTGGAGCTGGCCCATGGCGATTTAGCCAGCCATCTAGGGATCAGCCTGCAACGGCTGCTCTGCGGCTTGCTGCTTGGCGTGTTCGGGGGCGCCGTGCTGGGCGCCTGGCTGGGCTTCAGTGCGCGTGCCGAACGGCTGGTTTTCCCCACCTTCACGGCTCTGGCGCAGATCCCCACGCTGGCCTGGATTCCGCTGTTCATGCTGCTGTTCGGCATCGGCGAAGCCCTCAAGCTGGTGGTGCTGGTCAAGGCCGTGGTGGTGCCGGTGACCGTTCACACCCTGGTCGGCGTGCGCGACGCCCAGCCCAAGCTGCGCGAGGCCGCCGCCGTGCTGCGCCTGCCGCCGCGCCTGCTGATCTGGCGCCTGGTGCTGCCGGCCGCCCTGCCCTCGTTCATGGCCGGCCTGCGCCTGGCCCTGGCCACCGGCTGGTCGTCGCTGCTGGCGGTGGAGCTGCTGGCATCCAGCGAAGGCCTCGGCTACCTGATGGTCTGGGGTCGTCAGCTGTTCATGCTGGATATCGTCTTCGTCTGCATCCTGGTCATCGGCCTGGTCGGCGTGGCGCTGGATCGCGGCATTCAGGCGCTCGACCGGCGACTGGTGCACTGGCCGCATCCGCCCACCGCCGAATTCCGCCGCCGCCCGGCCGGACGCGGCTGGCAGCGCCTGCAAGCCTGGCTGCTGCCGCTGAGCCTGCTGGCGCTCTGGCAACTGGTCAGCCGGTCGCAGTGGATCGACAGCAACATCCTCGCCGCGCCCAGCACCGTGGTGCTGACCGCCTGGCAGGGCCTGCTCGACGGCAGCCTGCTGAACGCCATGGGCCACAGCCTGGCCCGCACCCTCGGCGGCCTCGCCCTCGGTGGCGTTAGCGGGGTGCTGCTCGGCCTGCTGCTCGGCTTGTCGCGCAGCGGCGAACGCCTGCTCGGGCCGAGCCTCGGTGCACTGCGGCAAGTGGCGATCTTCGCCTGGGTGCCGCTGCTCACCGCCTGGTTCGGTCTCGGCGAACTGGCCAAGCTGGTGTTCGTCGCCCTCGCGGCCTTCTTCCCGCTATTCATCGCCACCCAGCGCGGCATCGCCAACCTGTCGCCGCAACTCGGCGAGGCCGCGCAGGTGCTGCGCCTGAATCTGTGGCAGCGCCTGCGCCTGTTGATCCTCCCGGGCGCGGCCCCGGCGATCTTCGCCGGCCTGCGCCTGGGCCTGATCTACGCCTGGCTCGGCACCATCGGCGCCGAATATTTCATGCCCTCGGCGAGCGGCATCGGCAGCCTGCTGATCGGTGCGCAGCAGCTGTTTCGCCAGGATCTGGTGATGGCCGGAATGCTCGTGATCGGCCTCACCGGCGCCAGCCTGAATGCCCTCGGACAAGCCCTTGAAGCGCGCACCACGCGCTGGAGAAATGCATGA
- a CDS encoding helix-turn-helix transcriptional regulator — translation MRVASKNAEAPGSGRDRVLFLLKRDGPQATAQVAQQLGVTAMAVRQHLSVLYGEGLVEFSDEQRKIGRPARIWRLTPKANARFPDHHAGLAVEMLQVVQSTFGEEGLERLTDGWTRKQVAAYRAQMPRQDLPLDQRVAALVRIRCEEGFMAECRPAQDGTIELVENHCAIAKAAHFCTRLCGGELTLFREVLGDGVTVERVEHFLAGDRRCTYRILANPSAS, via the coding sequence ATGCGTGTGGCCAGCAAGAATGCCGAGGCGCCCGGCTCCGGTCGGGATCGGGTCCTTTTCCTGCTCAAGCGGGACGGCCCCCAGGCCACGGCGCAGGTCGCGCAGCAACTAGGCGTGACGGCCATGGCCGTGCGCCAGCACCTTTCCGTCCTCTACGGCGAGGGTTTGGTCGAGTTCAGCGATGAGCAGCGCAAGATTGGCCGGCCCGCGCGCATCTGGCGGCTGACGCCGAAGGCCAATGCGCGTTTCCCTGATCACCACGCGGGGCTGGCGGTCGAGATGCTGCAGGTGGTGCAGAGCACCTTCGGTGAAGAAGGCCTGGAGCGCCTGACCGACGGCTGGACACGCAAGCAAGTGGCCGCCTATCGCGCGCAGATGCCCCGCCAGGACCTGCCGCTCGACCAGCGGGTGGCCGCCCTGGTCAGGATCCGCTGCGAGGAAGGTTTCATGGCCGAGTGCCGGCCGGCTCAGGACGGGACCATCGAACTGGTGGAAAACCATTGTGCGATCGCCAAGGCCGCGCACTTTTGCACCCGGCTCTGCGGCGGCGAGCTGACGCTGTTTCGCGAGGTGCTCGGCGACGGCGTCACCGTCGAACGCGTCGAGCACTTCCTCGCCGGCGACCGCCGCTGCACGTACCGCATCCTCGCGAACCCGAGCGCCAGCTAG
- a CDS encoding Lrp/AsnC family transcriptional regulator — MDRIDRRILAELQKDGRLTVTELAERVGLSLSPCHRRVRTLEESGAIQGYRAQLDPVTLGLNFSAVVFATLREGDRNAVAAFEAALIDIPQIVEAQRLFGEPDYLLHVVARDLPAFQKLYDDSLSGLPNVQRLTSTLVMKCVIQDRALPL; from the coding sequence TTGGACAGGATTGATAGGAGGATTCTTGCTGAGCTGCAAAAGGATGGAAGGCTCACCGTCACAGAGCTGGCCGAGCGCGTCGGGCTCAGCTTGTCTCCCTGCCATCGTCGGGTACGTACCTTGGAAGAGTCGGGGGCGATCCAGGGTTACCGAGCCCAGCTTGATCCCGTCACCCTGGGCCTAAACTTCTCGGCGGTGGTCTTTGCCACGTTGCGTGAGGGGGATCGAAACGCCGTCGCTGCGTTCGAAGCCGCACTTATCGATATTCCACAGATAGTCGAAGCCCAGCGCCTTTTCGGGGAGCCGGACTATCTGCTGCACGTCGTTGCTCGCGATCTGCCGGCGTTTCAGAAGCTCTACGACGACAGCCTGTCAGGGCTGCCCAATGTGCAACGACTGACTTCCACCCTCGTCATGAAGTGTGTGATTCAGGACAGAGCATTACCGCTGTAA
- a CDS encoding ABC transporter ATP-binding protein, giving the protein MNSLTRPHLPAHLDPPPLPIVSFRQVGKLFEVDGGELEAIRAFDLDVREGESIAIVGSSGCGKSTLLRLLVGLDSAFRGEIQVDGRPVTGIGSERGIVFQEHRLFPWLSVADNIGLGLVNEPLTQAERFRRIEQLIQLVGLDGFQRAYPHQLSGGMAQRVAIARGLVASPRLLLLDEPFGALDALTRQQMQDELLAIRARTRLTSILVTHDVEEAIFLADRVVVMAPRPGRIKRVVDIDLPHPRTRSSFEFHQLREELLHELTRDGDYHAPPAARVENLSPAFIAC; this is encoded by the coding sequence ATGAATTCGCTGACCCGGCCGCACCTGCCCGCGCACCTCGACCCGCCTCCCCTCCCCATCGTCAGCTTCCGCCAGGTCGGCAAGCTGTTCGAGGTCGATGGCGGCGAGCTGGAAGCCATCCGCGCCTTCGACCTGGACGTCCGTGAGGGCGAGTCGATCGCCATCGTCGGCTCTAGCGGCTGCGGCAAATCGACCCTGCTGCGCCTCTTGGTCGGCCTGGATAGTGCCTTTCGCGGCGAGATCCAGGTGGACGGCCGGCCGGTCACCGGCATCGGCAGCGAACGCGGCATCGTGTTCCAGGAGCACCGCCTGTTTCCCTGGCTGAGCGTGGCCGACAACATCGGCCTCGGCCTGGTCAACGAGCCGCTGACCCAGGCCGAACGCTTCCGCCGCATCGAGCAGCTGATCCAGCTGGTTGGTCTCGACGGCTTCCAGCGCGCCTATCCGCACCAGCTGTCCGGCGGCATGGCCCAGCGCGTGGCCATCGCCCGCGGCCTGGTCGCCAGTCCGCGCCTGCTGCTGCTCGACGAGCCGTTCGGCGCCCTCGACGCGCTGACCCGCCAGCAGATGCAGGACGAACTGCTGGCGATCCGCGCGCGCACCCGGCTCACCAGCATCCTGGTCACCCACGATGTCGAGGAGGCGATCTTCCTCGCCGACCGCGTGGTGGTGATGGCGCCGCGCCCCGGACGGATCAAGCGGGTGGTAGACATCGACTTGCCGCACCCGCGCACACGCAGCAGCTTCGAGTTCCATCAGCTGCGCGAAGAACTGCTCCACGAGCTGACCCGCGACGGCGACTACCACGCGCCGCCGGCGGCCCGCGTGGAGAACCTGTCGCCGGCCTTTATCGCCTGCTGA
- the sufB gene encoding Fe-S cluster assembly protein SufB, producing MSTDNAKIRELSSRAYKYGFVSDLESDAAPRGLNEDIIRLISAKKNEPQWLLDWRLKAYRHWLTMREPSWQNVHYAPIDYQDIIYYSAPKPKTPGPKSLDEVDPELRTMFGKLGISLAEQERLTGVAVDAVVDSVSVATTFKQKLAEVGVIFCSFSEAVQNHPDLVRKYLGSVVPYSDNFFATLNSAVFSDGSFCYVPKGVRCPMELSTYFRINAADTGQFERTLIVAEDDAYVSYLEGCTAPMRDKNQLHAAVVELIALDDAQIKYATVQNWYPGDAEGRGGIYNFVTKRGKCAGRNSKISWTQVETGSAITWKYPGVILQGDDSVGEFYSVALTTNHQQADTGTKMIHIGRNTRSTILSKGISAGHGQNTYRGLVKIQKGAAGARNHTQCDSLLLGSQCGAHTFPYLEVKNPSARVEHEASTSKISEEQLFYCRQRGIREEDAVPMIVNGFCREVFKELPMEFAVEAQKLLGVSLEGCVG from the coding sequence ATGAGCACTGATAATGCGAAGATCCGCGAACTCAGCAGTCGGGCGTACAAGTACGGCTTCGTCTCCGACCTGGAGAGCGACGCCGCCCCGCGCGGGCTCAACGAGGACATCATCCGCCTGATCTCGGCCAAGAAGAACGAGCCGCAGTGGCTGCTCGACTGGCGCCTGAAGGCCTACCGTCACTGGCTGACCATGCGCGAGCCGAGCTGGCAGAACGTCCACTACGCCCCCATCGACTACCAGGACATCATCTATTACTCGGCGCCCAAGCCGAAAACCCCGGGGCCCAAGAGCCTCGACGAGGTCGACCCCGAACTGCGCACGATGTTCGGCAAGCTCGGCATCTCGCTCGCCGAGCAGGAGCGCCTGACCGGCGTGGCGGTGGACGCCGTGGTCGACTCGGTCTCGGTGGCGACGACCTTCAAGCAAAAGCTGGCCGAGGTCGGCGTGATCTTCTGCTCCTTCTCCGAGGCCGTGCAGAATCACCCGGATCTGGTGCGTAAATACCTGGGTTCGGTCGTCCCCTACAGCGACAACTTCTTCGCCACGCTGAACTCGGCGGTGTTTTCCGACGGCTCCTTCTGCTACGTGCCCAAGGGGGTGCGCTGCCCGATGGAGCTGTCGACCTACTTCCGCATCAACGCCGCGGACACCGGCCAGTTCGAGCGCACGCTGATAGTCGCCGAGGACGACGCCTACGTGAGCTACCTCGAGGGCTGCACCGCGCCGATGCGCGACAAGAACCAGCTGCACGCGGCGGTGGTCGAACTGATCGCGCTGGATGATGCGCAGATCAAGTACGCCACGGTGCAGAACTGGTACCCGGGCGACGCCGAAGGGCGCGGCGGCATCTACAACTTCGTCACCAAGCGCGGCAAGTGCGCCGGCAGAAACTCGAAGATCTCCTGGACCCAGGTCGAGACCGGCTCGGCCATCACCTGGAAGTATCCGGGCGTCATCCTCCAGGGCGACGACTCGGTCGGCGAGTTCTACTCGGTCGCCCTGACCACCAACCACCAGCAGGCGGACACCGGCACCAAGATGATTCACATCGGGCGCAACACGCGCAGCACCATCCTCTCCAAGGGGATCTCCGCCGGCCATGGGCAGAACACTTACCGCGGCCTGGTGAAGATCCAGAAGGGGGCGGCCGGCGCCCGCAACCATACCCAGTGCGACTCCCTACTGCTGGGCAGCCAGTGTGGCGCGCACACCTTCCCCTATCTCGAGGTGAAGAACCCCAGCGCTCGGGTCGAGCACGAGGCCTCCACCTCGAAGATCAGCGAGGAACAGCTGTTCTACTGCCGGCAGCGTGGCATCCGCGAGGAAGATGCGGTGCCGATGATCGTCAATGGCTTCTGCCGCGAGGTGTTCAAGGAACTGCCGATGGAGTTCGCGGTAGAAGCCCAGAAACTGCTGGGCGTGAGCCTGGAGGGTTGCGTCGGCTGA
- a CDS encoding CAP domain-containing protein, with protein MRQSARTSRIVSFCLISLFPLFASPAHASGERQLLAAINDYRAQPQRCERRTVQALAPLALKSSLALPVGFNGGLREALKASGYQTVTVRTIRLVGAEDAEAAFAMLRRGYCGALLDTQFADIGVSRTRSKWRVVLARPLFDNHLGDWRAAGKALLVQVNAARAKPRLCGRRRFAAARPLTWNSALGAAAQEHSRAMANGNYFAHQDPDGDSPADRARAAGYRGRQIGENIAAGQGSSSKALEGWLASPGHCANLMTPLFTQVGAAYAAQSRSDAGIYWTMLFGAP; from the coding sequence ATGCGCCAATCCGCCCGCACCTCCCGCATTGTCTCGTTTTGCCTCATTTCGTTGTTCCCTCTGTTCGCCAGTCCCGCCCATGCCAGCGGGGAAAGGCAATTGCTGGCGGCCATCAACGACTACCGCGCCCAACCCCAGCGCTGCGAGAGACGCACGGTCCAGGCGTTGGCACCGCTGGCGCTGAAGTCGAGCCTGGCCTTGCCGGTCGGCTTTAACGGCGGTTTGCGGGAAGCGTTGAAGGCTTCCGGCTATCAGACGGTGACGGTGCGGACCATCCGCCTGGTCGGGGCGGAGGATGCCGAGGCAGCCTTTGCCATGCTCCGGCGCGGTTACTGCGGGGCCCTGCTCGATACGCAATTCGCCGATATCGGCGTCAGTCGCACAAGAAGCAAGTGGCGGGTGGTACTGGCGCGGCCCTTGTTCGATAACCATCTGGGCGATTGGAGGGCGGCGGGCAAGGCCTTGCTGGTCCAGGTCAACGCGGCACGGGCGAAGCCGCGCCTGTGTGGTCGTCGGCGCTTCGCCGCCGCACGGCCATTGACCTGGAATTCCGCCCTGGGGGCGGCGGCCCAGGAACACAGTCGGGCGATGGCCAACGGCAACTACTTCGCACACCAGGACCCCGACGGTGATTCGCCGGCGGATCGGGCGCGGGCCGCCGGCTACCGTGGCCGGCAGATCGGCGAGAACATCGCCGCCGGACAAGGCTCATCGAGCAAGGCGCTGGAAGGCTGGCTGGCCAGCCCCGGGCATTGCGCCAACCTGATGACCCCGCTGTTTACCCAGGTTGGCGCGGCCTATGCAGCGCAATCGCGTAGCGACGCGGGAATATATTGGACGATGCTGTTCGGCGCGCCCTGA
- a CDS encoding Rieske (2Fe-2S) protein, with product MSEFVRVARVGDIKPGSGKTVYLGATPVALFNVAGQYFAIHNSCPHEDGPLGEGTLCGCVVTCPVHAYEFDVTNGECLTESAYRVEQFEVRVEGDDILLRPSAEG from the coding sequence ATGAGTGAATTCGTCAGGGTCGCCCGCGTGGGCGACATCAAGCCGGGTAGCGGCAAGACCGTGTACCTGGGGGCTACGCCCGTCGCGCTGTTCAACGTCGCCGGCCAGTACTTCGCCATTCACAATAGCTGCCCGCACGAAGACGGCCCGCTGGGCGAAGGCACGCTCTGCGGCTGCGTGGTGACCTGCCCCGTGCACGCCTACGAGTTCGACGTGACCAACGGCGAATGCCTGACGGAATCGGCCTATCGGGTCGAGCAGTTCGAGGTGCGGGTGGAGGGCGACGACATCTTGCTGCGGCCCTCGGCGGAGGGCTGA
- a CDS encoding arylsulfatase, translated as MSKRPNFLVIVADDLGFSDLGAFGGEISTPHLDGLATAGLRLTDFHTAPTCSPTRSMLLTGTDHHIAGLGTMAEALTPELIGKPGYEGHLNDRVVALPELLREAGYQTLMSGKWHLGLTRELAPHARGFERSFALLPGAANHYGYEPPYDDSTPGILKSTPALYIEDDQFVDELPADFYSSDAFGAKLLQYLKERDQSRPFFAYLPFSAPHWPLQAPQEIVDKYRGRYDAGPEELRQERLAKLKELGLVAADIDAHPVVASSQEWAALSAEQRQKSARAMEVYAAMVERMDWNIGRVLDYLRQQGQLDNTFILFMSDNGAEGALLEAFPKFGPELLTFLDQHYDNSLDNLGRANSYVWYGPRWAQAATAPSRLYKAFTTQGGIRVPALIRYPELQRQRQISASFGTVMDITPTILDLAGVRHPGKLWRGREVAEVRGKSWLGYLTGETAQVHGEQTVTGWELFGRRAIRQGGWKAVYIPAPVGPETWQLYDLAMDPGEIHDLAQQQPEKLAALLEHWQQYVAQTGVILSQSPFQP; from the coding sequence ATGAGCAAACGCCCCAACTTCCTGGTCATAGTCGCCGACGACCTCGGCTTCTCCGATCTCGGCGCCTTCGGCGGCGAGATCAGCACCCCGCATCTCGACGGCCTGGCCACAGCCGGCCTGCGCCTGACCGACTTCCACACCGCGCCGACCTGCTCGCCGACCCGCTCGATGCTGCTGACCGGCACCGATCACCATATCGCCGGCCTCGGCACCATGGCCGAAGCACTGACCCCCGAACTGATCGGCAAGCCCGGCTACGAGGGCCACCTCAACGACCGCGTGGTCGCCTTGCCCGAGTTGCTGCGCGAGGCCGGCTACCAGACGCTGATGAGCGGCAAGTGGCACCTCGGCCTGACCCGCGAACTGGCCCCGCATGCGCGCGGCTTCGAGCGTTCCTTCGCGCTGTTGCCCGGGGCCGCCAACCACTATGGCTATGAGCCGCCCTACGACGACAGCACGCCGGGCATCCTCAAGTCGACGCCGGCGCTGTATATCGAGGACGACCAGTTCGTCGACGAGTTGCCGGCGGATTTCTATTCCTCCGACGCCTTCGGCGCCAAGCTGCTGCAGTACCTCAAGGAGCGCGACCAGAGCCGGCCGTTCTTCGCCTATCTGCCGTTCTCCGCACCGCACTGGCCGCTGCAGGCACCCCAGGAGATCGTCGACAAGTACCGCGGCCGTTATGACGCCGGCCCGGAGGAATTGCGGCAGGAACGCCTGGCCAAGCTCAAGGAACTCGGTCTGGTGGCGGCGGACATCGACGCCCATCCGGTCGTCGCCAGCAGCCAGGAATGGGCCGCGCTCAGCGCCGAACAACGGCAAAAATCCGCCCGCGCCATGGAGGTGTATGCGGCGATGGTCGAGCGCATGGACTGGAACATCGGCCGGGTGCTCGACTACCTGCGCCAGCAGGGCCAGCTGGACAACACCTTCATCCTGTTCATGTCCGACAACGGCGCCGAAGGCGCGCTGCTGGAGGCCTTCCCGAAATTCGGCCCGGAACTGCTGACCTTCCTCGACCAGCACTACGACAACAGCCTGGACAACCTCGGCCGCGCCAACTCCTACGTCTGGTACGGCCCGCGCTGGGCGCAGGCGGCCACCGCGCCGTCGCGGCTGTACAAGGCCTTCACCACCCAGGGCGGCATTCGCGTGCCGGCGCTTATCCGCTACCCCGAGCTCCAGCGCCAGCGGCAGATCAGCGCTAGTTTCGGCACGGTGATGGACATCACCCCGACCATTCTCGACCTCGCCGGCGTGCGCCACCCCGGCAAGCTCTGGCGCGGCCGCGAAGTGGCCGAGGTACGCGGCAAGTCCTGGCTGGGTTATCTGACCGGCGAGACCGCGCAGGTGCACGGCGAGCAGACCGTGACCGGCTGGGAGCTGTTCGGCCGCCGCGCGATCCGCCAGGGCGGCTGGAAGGCCGTGTATATCCCCGCCCCGGTCGGCCCGGAAACCTGGCAGCTGTATGACCTGGCCATGGACCCGGGAGAAATCCACGATCTGGCCCAGCAGCAGCCGGAAAAGCTCGCCGCCTTGCTCGAGCATTGGCAACAGTATGTTGCGCAAACCGGAGTAATCCTCAGCCAGTCGCCCTTCCAGCCGTAA
- a CDS encoding ABC transporter substrate-binding protein: MKTFLNSFLGLFASPVLIGLLGSFALPVSAASEALKEIRIAVPDLSAGSEHSGGGVVDVLRQQQLLEKAFADQGIAIQWNFFKGAGPVINEAFANGQVDLAYLGDLAAIIGQASGLDTRVLSATARNIKSYLGVVPGSGIESLQDLKGKRVALFRGTANQLSFDAAIASQGLSEKDFKIINLDFTAGTAALAAHQVDASWGLSNLNALRARGLIEIPLTTNDLNGAGSIQSVLVGARSFVEAHPEAVTRLLKAQEQAMQWLGEEQNKEAYIQLVSGLASYPPVILQEDLKTEKLGEIFRSELDPAFLAKLAHSVKLADELRLIRKPFNVSDWAEPRFLEAARQPASAAAQASR, from the coding sequence ATGAAAACCTTCCTTAATAGCTTTCTCGGTCTTTTCGCCTCGCCGGTGCTGATCGGCTTATTGGGCAGCTTTGCCTTGCCGGTCTCGGCCGCCAGCGAAGCGCTGAAGGAAATCCGCATCGCCGTGCCGGACCTCAGCGCCGGCAGCGAACACAGCGGTGGCGGGGTGGTGGACGTGCTGCGCCAGCAGCAGCTACTGGAGAAGGCCTTCGCCGATCAGGGCATCGCCATCCAGTGGAACTTCTTCAAGGGCGCCGGCCCGGTGATCAACGAAGCCTTCGCCAATGGCCAGGTGGATTTGGCCTACCTCGGCGATCTGGCGGCGATCATTGGCCAGGCCAGCGGCCTGGACACCCGCGTGCTCAGCGCCACGGCTCGCAACATCAAGAGCTACCTGGGCGTGGTGCCCGGTTCGGGGATCGAGTCGCTGCAAGACCTGAAAGGCAAACGCGTGGCGCTGTTCCGCGGCACCGCCAACCAGCTGTCGTTCGACGCCGCGATCGCCAGCCAGGGCCTGAGCGAGAAGGACTTCAAGATCATCAACCTGGATTTCACCGCCGGCACCGCGGCGCTGGCCGCGCATCAGGTTGATGCCTCCTGGGGCCTGTCCAATCTCAACGCCCTGCGCGCCCGCGGCTTGATCGAGATCCCGCTGACTACCAACGACCTCAACGGTGCCGGCAGCATCCAGAGCGTGCTGGTCGGTGCCCGCAGCTTCGTCGAGGCCCATCCGGAGGCTGTCACCCGCCTGCTCAAGGCGCAGGAGCAGGCCATGCAGTGGCTGGGCGAGGAGCAGAACAAGGAGGCCTACATCCAGCTGGTATCCGGCCTGGCCAGTTACCCGCCGGTGATCCTGCAGGAGGATCTGAAGACGGAAAAACTCGGCGAGATCTTCCGTTCCGAACTGGATCCGGCGTTCCTCGCCAAGCTGGCCCACTCGGTCAAGCTGGCCGACGAACTGCGCCTGATCCGCAAGCCGTTCAACGTCAGCGACTGGGCCGAGCCACGCTTCCTCGAGGCCGCCCGCCAACCAGCGTCGGCGGCGGCACAGGCCTCGCGCTAG